Genomic DNA from Acidobacteriota bacterium:
TGGTGCGGGATGGGCGCGTGCAGGGCCTGCTGGTGCGCCTCGAGGACGGCTCACAGGCCCTTTTCACCGCCCCCGTCGTAGTCATGGCCAGCGGCGGGCTGGGACGCCTCTATCTGCACACCACCAACCCGCCTCAATCCACCGCCGACGGACTGGCCATGGCCTACCGCGCAGGGGTGCTGCTGGCCGATCTCGAGTTCGTGCAATTCCACCCCACGGCCCTGCACGGCGGCGGCGATCCCATGCCGCTCTTGACCGAGGCCCTGCGGGGAGAAGGCGCCGTCCTCATCGATGACGGCGGACACCGCTTCATGCCCGAAATCCATGAACTGGCCGAACTCGCTCCCCGCGACGTGGTGGCCCGCGCCATCTGGGAGCGGCGGCGGCAGGGACATGAGGTTTACCTGGACGCCCGCCAGGCGGTCGGAGACCGCTTCCCGCGGCGCTTCCCCACCGTCTTCGAGTCCTGCCGCAAGGCCGGAATCGACCCCCGCCGCCAACCCATTCCCGCCTCGCCGGCGGCTCACTACTACATCGGCGGCGCGGCTTCCGACACCCGCGGACGCACCTCCTTGCCGGGGCTGTGGGTGTGCGGCGAAGCATCGGCGACAGGCGTCCACGGCGCCAACCGGCTGGCCAGCAACTCGCTCATGGAAGGGCTGGTCTTCGGCGCCCGTGCGGCAGCCGACGCCTCGGACCGTTTCCATGAGCTTGAGGCGGCGCGTCCTCAGGTGCTGCGCCTGCTGCAGGACCTTGCGGCCCGGCGGCGTCCTGCCCGCAGCCTCGCGGAGGAGGAGGAGCCCATCCAGGCTCTGCGCGCGCTCATGTGGCGCCATGCGGGCCTGGTGCGCAGCCGCAGAGGTCTGAGGGCTGGACTGCAAAGCGTCGAGTCCTGGCAGCGCTCCCTTTCCAAGGCGGGAGCGGAAGCAAGCTGGGAATGGATTAACCTGCTGCAGGCCGCCCATCTCATCCTGCGGGCCGCCCTGCAGCGCACCGAGTCGCGCGGCGTCCACTTCCGCAGCGACTACCCCCAGCCCGACCCGGCTCAAGCCAGCCGACTTTACTTCGACAGCCGCAGCGGCCGATTCACAAACAGCCGCCGGCGGCGCCCGGCCCTTGAGCGATGAAGGCGCTAGTATCCTGAGACCGCAATGAACCCTATCCACTACCGCAACCTGGTGCGCCTTGCCCTGGAGGAAGACCTGGGACGCGCCGGAGACCTGACCACCGACAGCATCGTGCCGGCCGCCGCCCGCAGCCGGGCCGTCATCGCCGCCCGCCGCCCCGGCCGTGTGGCGGGAACCGATGTTGCGGCCGAGGCCTTTCGCCAGCTCGACCCGGAGGTGGAGATCGAGACGCTCATCGCCGACGGCGAGGACGTTCAGTCCGGTCAGGTCATCGCCCGCCTGAGAGGACCCTCGCGGGCACTGCTGAGCGGCGAGCGCACGGCACTCAACTTTATGGGTCATCTGTGCGGTATCGCCACGGTAACGCGGGAAATCGTGGAGGCGGTGGCCGGCTACGACAGCCGCATCGTGTGTACCCGAAAGACCACTCCCGGCCTGCGGGCGCTGGAGAAGTACGCGGTGCGCATGGGCGGCGGCTGCAATCACCGTTTCGGGCTCGACGACGCCGTGCTCATCAAGGACAACCACCTCAAGGTGGCCGGCTCCGTCAAAGAAGCCCTTTCCCGAGTCCGCCGCCGGGTGGGGCACATGGTCAAGGTCGAACTGGAAGTCGACACTCTGCAACAACTCGAGCAGGCCCTCAGTCTGGGGGAAGCCCCGGGCCTGAAGCGCCCAGCCTTGGACGCAGTCCTTCTCGACAACATGCCCTTGGATGAACTGCGGCGCGCCGTGCAGATGTGCCGCGGTCAGGTCATCAGCGAAGCCTCAGGCGGAATCACTCCCGAAACTGCCGCCCAGGTAGCCGCCTGCGGCCCCGACCTCATCTCCGTCGGCTGGATCACCCACTCCGCCCCGACCCTCGACTTGGGCCTCGATTTCGAATAACCGTCGGAAATCCGCCCCGTTTTGAAAGTCCTTGACATGGTATGCCGCCAACCTATATGCTTGCGGCATATAACCAAGGACGCGCCAAGTGAGCAAAGATCCCGCCAAAACAGACTCGGCGTCTGCCGAAATCACCCTCAGCCCCGTGGAATTCCAGATCCTGCTGGCGTTGGCTGAGACCGACTGCCACGGCTATGGAATCATGCAGCGGACCGAGCAGCGAACCCGAGGCTCGGTCAACTTGGAACCGGGTAACCTCTACCGGGCTCTGGCCCGGCTGCTCGAGCGAGGACTCGTCGAGCGCTGCGGACGCCAGCGGGCACCCGAATCGGGAATGCAGCGACGGCGCTACTACCGCATTACCGCCCGAGGACGCCAGGGGGCTGCCGCCCAGGCCGGCCGGATGGCGGAACTCGTGGAGGCCGCCCGCCGTGCGAAACTGGTTCCCGACCCCGAGGCTTCCTCATGAGAAGTCGGCCCCCCTCAGGCTTTCCCCTCTCCGAGCTGTGCTATCGCGTCCTGCTTTTCTGCACTTTTCCGCCGCACTTCCGCCGCCAGTTCGGTCAAGAAATGATGGAGATGTTCCGTGACCGCTGCCGGCGGGAGTATGGGCTGGCGGGCCCTGGCGGCCTCTGCAGGCTGTGGTTTCGCACCTTGACTGACCTGATCAGGCAGGGGACCGCCGAGAGGTTAAGGCCGCTCAAAGAGAAGCGCGCCCGATCTGCCAGACCCAAGGTCCCCCGGGCCGCGTCTCTCGGTTCCTGGCTCTACGATTGCCGGTCGGCGCTGCGCAGCCTGATGCGAAGCCGCCTCTTCACGCTGACCGCCGCGACTTCGCTGGCTCTGGGAATCGGGGCCAGTGCCGCCATCCTGAGCCTCGTCGAGGCCGTCCATTTTCGACCGCTTCCCTTCCCTGAGCCCGGCCGCCTCACCACCATATGGCGCGATGACCGGCCCCACGGGGTACGGGGCTGGTTCTCCTATCCTGACTATGTCGACTTGATCGAGCGCAACCGGAGCTTTTCGAAGGTTGCGGCCTTCGGCGGCGGAGTCCTGACGCTGATGAGCGAGAGAGGGCCCGTGCGGGTAAACGCGATGCTTACTTCTCAGCTCTTCCAAGTCCTGGCGGTTGAGTTGCAGCAGGGCCGGCCCTTCACTCCCCAGGAGCTGGACCGGGGCGATCGCGTCGCGATCGTTGGAGATCGACTCTGGAAGCAGCATCTGGGAGGTGACCCCTCGCTGGTCGGCTCCTCGATCAGGCTCAACGGCGAGAGCGTGACCGTGGTGGGAATCGCGCCATCCGGATTCGACTTCCCCAACCAGTCTCAACTCTGGGTCCCGCTGTCGCCATCGCAGGGTTACGGGAGGGGCTTTTATTGGTTGCGGGTGGTCGCAAGGCTCAAGGAGAACGTCTCGCTGGCGAGTGCCCAGCGGGACGTGGAGCAGATCATCGCCCGACTGGAGCAAGAATATCCCGGCCGCTACAAAGACAACGGAGCCGACCTGACGCCGCTGCACGACTACCTGGCTGAAGACATGGGCTCGGCCCTGTGGATTCTGCTCTGCGGGGCGGGTCTGGTCTTGCTGGTGGCCTGCGGCAATGTCGCCAACTTGTTGCTGGCCCGAAACGCTCGACGCCGCCACGACCTGGCGGTCCGCTCGGCCCTCGGTGCCGGCCGCCTCAGGATGGCAAGGCAGATGATTTTGGAAAGCTTGTTTCTGGGCGGCCTGGGCGCTTTGGGAGGGGCCGTCTTGGCGGTGGCGGGAATCCGCCTGTTGGCGCTGACCGCTCCGGCTGACTCTCCTCTCGGGCAGGAGGGGGTCAGCATTTCGCTGCTGGGCTTCGCCCTGGCCTTGGGACTGATCACAAGCCTTCTCTTCGGGCTGATGCCGTCCTTGTCGGCAACGCTCATCTGTCCGGGCAAGGGTCTTTCCTCCAACCGCACTTCTTGGAGCGGGCGCGACCGTACTCGAGTCCGATCGGCGCTCTTGATCTGCGAGGTGGCATTGGCCGTAGTGCTGCTGACCGGCACCGGGTTGCTGGTCAAGAGCATGTGGCGGCTGCTCTCCGTCGACAAGGGATTCCAGGCCGAGAACATCTTGACCGTAGAGATGCACCTGCCCCGCCATCGCTACAGGGAAGAAGAGCGAATCATCCAATTCGTCGAAGGATCGCGGCAAGCTGTCAGCGCCATTCCAGGAGTCCAGGCGGCCGGGCACGTCGAGTACCTGCCCTTCAGCAACCGTATGTGGGGAACCCGCCTTGCCGCTGAAGGACAGCCGGTCCAACCCCGCCCCGAGCGGATCATCGTCAACTACAACGCCGCCA
This window encodes:
- a CDS encoding L-aspartate oxidase; the protein is MSPAFGKSGGAVDQVVSASALVMGAGVAGLSAALGLAERLAGQGAVAVISKTALQSGCSSVWAQGGIAAAVGRDDSPRLHAQDTLAVAGGIGDDESVRLLAEDAPRQIARLIGLGTRFDPAPDGRPALGREAAHRRKRILHSFGDATGAELTRALTEAARRSPGLDLYENAFAQELVVRDGRVQGLLVRLEDGSQALFTAPVVVMASGGLGRLYLHTTNPPQSTADGLAMAYRAGVLLADLEFVQFHPTALHGGGDPMPLLTEALRGEGAVLIDDGGHRFMPEIHELAELAPRDVVARAIWERRRQGHEVYLDARQAVGDRFPRRFPTVFESCRKAGIDPRRQPIPASPAAHYYIGGAASDTRGRTSLPGLWVCGEASATGVHGANRLASNSLMEGLVFGARAAADASDRFHELEAARPQVLRLLQDLAARRRPARSLAEEEEPIQALRALMWRHAGLVRSRRGLRAGLQSVESWQRSLSKAGAEASWEWINLLQAAHLILRAALQRTESRGVHFRSDYPQPDPAQASRLYFDSRSGRFTNSRRRRPALER
- the nadC gene encoding carboxylating nicotinate-nucleotide diphosphorylase, which gives rise to MNPIHYRNLVRLALEEDLGRAGDLTTDSIVPAAARSRAVIAARRPGRVAGTDVAAEAFRQLDPEVEIETLIADGEDVQSGQVIARLRGPSRALLSGERTALNFMGHLCGIATVTREIVEAVAGYDSRIVCTRKTTPGLRALEKYAVRMGGGCNHRFGLDDAVLIKDNHLKVAGSVKEALSRVRRRVGHMVKVELEVDTLQQLEQALSLGEAPGLKRPALDAVLLDNMPLDELRRAVQMCRGQVISEASGGITPETAAQVAACGPDLISVGWITHSAPTLDLGLDFE
- a CDS encoding PadR family transcriptional regulator, which encodes MSKDPAKTDSASAEITLSPVEFQILLALAETDCHGYGIMQRTEQRTRGSVNLEPGNLYRALARLLERGLVERCGRQRAPESGMQRRRYYRITARGRQGAAAQAGRMAELVEAARRAKLVPDPEASS
- a CDS encoding ABC transporter permease — protein: MRSRPPSGFPLSELCYRVLLFCTFPPHFRRQFGQEMMEMFRDRCRREYGLAGPGGLCRLWFRTLTDLIRQGTAERLRPLKEKRARSARPKVPRAASLGSWLYDCRSALRSLMRSRLFTLTAATSLALGIGASAAILSLVEAVHFRPLPFPEPGRLTTIWRDDRPHGVRGWFSYPDYVDLIERNRSFSKVAAFGGGVLTLMSERGPVRVNAMLTSQLFQVLAVELQQGRPFTPQELDRGDRVAIVGDRLWKQHLGGDPSLVGSSIRLNGESVTVVGIAPSGFDFPNQSQLWVPLSPSQGYGRGFYWLRVVARLKENVSLASAQRDVEQIIARLEQEYPGRYKDNGADLTPLHDYLAEDMGSALWILLCGAGLVLLVACGNVANLLLARNARRRHDLAVRSALGAGRLRMARQMILESLFLGGLGALGGAVLAVAGIRLLALTAPADSPLGQEGVSISLLGFALALGLITSLLFGLMPSLSATLICPGKGLSSNRTSWSGRDRTRVRSALLICEVALAVVLLTGTGLLVKSMWRLLSVDKGFQAENILTVEMHLPRHRYREEERIIQFVEGSRQAVSAIPGVQAAGHVEYLPFSNRMWGTRLAAEGQPVQPRPERIIVNYNAATAGYFEALRVPLLRGRMFDVRDTASSQPVVLINSTLAEQLWPGKDPVGARITPGEPEVGNWLRVVGVVGDVRNRGLPKAPRGEVYQVIDQLPSREVTLVVRAPAGQDVAPALRSVLQKLEPELPVEIRPLTGLVSQSVSGRRFTLILLGLFSSLATGLALVGIYGVVAYNVTQRTAEMGLRMALGADRSTILRMILGQGGRLALAGLAAGLAAAFACSRLLADLLFQVEPWDGATLLSVSLICLGSALLASAIPALRASRIDPALSLRSE